A single window of Aquarana catesbeiana isolate 2022-GZ linkage group LG10, ASM4218655v1, whole genome shotgun sequence DNA harbors:
- the LOC141109912 gene encoding rho guanine nucleotide exchange factor 16-like has translation MSHRFSDPSVGDRSYLVYEKNAKSTANNSIPRKTLKPVDNASYVPDGAPSPVEAHRVILSTESPAAHKLGTQQMIPKSLAIATKTKAPRHHTIASSTISKEFVQQEQRKLHARENSTEDDIDVGGLKRNLRNQSYRVAMRGFNDEDYQPIKPMATLKPVTENPNAPPQRSPGRSKKTFGKKKMQAPRRFPLKTGCGLGAGLSGHLGWFKWLVVS, from the exons ATGTCTCACAGATTTTCTGACCCGTCGGTGGGTGACAGATCTTACCTTGTGTATGAAAAAAATGCCAAATCTACGGCCAACAATTCCATACCACGAAAAACGTTGAAGCCCGTGGATAATGCCTCGTATGTACCGGACGGGGCCCCTTCCCCGGTTGAGGCCCACCGAGTCATCCTGAGCACAGAGAGCCCGGCCGCCCACAAGCTGGGGACTCAGCAAATGATTCCAAAGAGTTTGGCCATTGCCACAAAGACCAAGGCCCCTCGGCACCACACGATCGCATCGTCGACCATCAGCAAGGAGTTTGtgcagcaggagcagaggaagctccatGCCCGCGAGAATTCTACCGAGGATGATATAGATGTGGGAGGATTAAAGAGGAATCTAAGGAATCAGTCTTACAGGGTAGCTATGAGGGGTTTTAATGATGAAGATTACCAGCCCATAAAGCCAATGGCAACCCTGAAGCCGGTTACGGAGAATCCAAATGCTCCACCCCAGAGGAGTCCTGGAAGATCTAAG AAAACATTCGGAAAGAAAAAAATGCAAGCGCCACGCCGGTTTCCTTTAAAGACG ggttgtgggctGGGTGCCGgactgtctggtcacctaggctggtttaagtggCTAGTTGTTAGTTAA